A genomic stretch from Glaciecola nitratireducens FR1064 includes:
- a CDS encoding 3-hydroxyacyl-CoA dehydrogenase NAD-binding domain-containing protein, with protein MSVVSYELVGDIGVIRLNNPPVNALSHALRIGVQDAVSKAQDDSSLALVLICEGRTFIAGADISEFGKAPMMPSLPELLIDIESSKKPIIAAIHGTALGGGLETALACHYRCALPSAQVGLPEVKLGLLPGAGGTQRVPRLVGVKAALDLITSGTPIAASKALSIGLIDKVVDGDLLSGALEFAKEVIEQGATLKKISDLEVEKQGDSPEFFSELFAEWRITLSKRYRGQEAPQRIVDCIEAAVNKPFNEGLKIERELFMECMQSSQSAALRHLFFAERMSSKVNGLPKDTQLKDIKRVGIIGGGTMGGGIAMNFVNVGIPVTLLEINDEALQRGKDIIAKNYAITVSKGKLSAELADERQGMITGTTDYNELANMDLVIEAVFENLDIKKQVFKKLDAVCKQGAILATNTSYQDVDLIAQATSRPQDVIGLHFFSPANVMKLLEIVRGEHTSDQVLATSMAVAKSIKKVPALSRVCYGFIGNRMLRPYVRESQLCLLEGSTPQAIDSVMQRFGMAMGPLAVSDLAGIDIGYKAREGLSDEQKGDIRTYCIADALYEMGRLGQKTGAGFYQYDPNTRQRIPDPKVLEVIEEQAEKRGVERKDILDHTILQRLTFALINEGFKILEEGIAQRPSDIDVVYVFGYGFPAYRGGPMFYADTIGLETVYKTICEFSKTYGEEFWQPAALLKQLVEEGKTLTQWANE; from the coding sequence ATGTCAGTAGTTAGTTATGAATTGGTCGGTGATATTGGTGTTATTCGTTTAAATAATCCGCCCGTTAATGCGCTCTCACATGCGCTGCGCATCGGCGTTCAAGATGCCGTTTCCAAAGCACAAGACGATAGCTCTTTAGCCTTAGTACTTATTTGTGAAGGGCGTACGTTTATCGCGGGAGCTGATATTTCTGAATTTGGCAAAGCCCCAATGATGCCGTCGTTGCCTGAACTACTGATTGATATCGAATCGTCGAAAAAACCTATCATTGCCGCCATTCACGGCACAGCGCTTGGTGGTGGATTAGAAACTGCGCTGGCTTGCCATTATCGATGTGCATTGCCTAGTGCTCAGGTGGGTTTACCCGAAGTTAAATTAGGTTTGTTGCCGGGGGCAGGTGGAACACAAAGAGTGCCTCGCTTAGTTGGCGTCAAAGCTGCACTTGATTTAATCACCAGCGGCACACCGATTGCGGCCTCAAAAGCACTGAGCATTGGCTTGATTGACAAGGTGGTTGATGGTGATTTACTGAGTGGCGCGCTGGAGTTTGCCAAAGAGGTCATTGAACAAGGCGCTACGCTTAAAAAAATCAGCGATTTGGAAGTTGAAAAACAAGGTGATTCACCCGAATTCTTTTCCGAGCTATTTGCTGAATGGCGAATAACATTGAGCAAACGCTATCGCGGACAAGAAGCACCGCAACGCATTGTTGACTGTATTGAAGCTGCCGTAAATAAACCTTTTAATGAGGGCTTAAAAATTGAAAGGGAATTATTTATGGAATGCATGCAGTCCTCTCAGTCTGCTGCATTGCGTCACTTATTTTTTGCAGAAAGAATGTCGTCAAAGGTAAACGGCTTACCAAAAGACACGCAGCTTAAAGATATCAAACGAGTCGGTATTATTGGCGGCGGTACAATGGGCGGCGGCATTGCAATGAATTTTGTTAATGTTGGCATTCCAGTGACTTTGTTGGAAATTAATGACGAAGCCTTGCAGCGGGGCAAAGACATTATCGCCAAAAACTACGCGATCACGGTAAGCAAGGGTAAATTAAGCGCGGAATTGGCAGACGAACGTCAAGGCATGATCACAGGCACCACCGACTATAATGAATTAGCCAACATGGACTTGGTTATCGAAGCCGTATTTGAAAATTTGGATATCAAAAAACAAGTATTTAAAAAACTGGATGCGGTATGTAAACAAGGCGCTATATTAGCCACTAATACTTCCTATCAAGATGTTGATTTAATTGCTCAAGCTACGTCAAGACCACAAGATGTGATTGGTCTACACTTCTTCAGCCCGGCTAACGTCATGAAATTACTCGAAATTGTTCGCGGAGAACACACTTCTGATCAAGTCCTTGCTACCTCAATGGCAGTGGCAAAATCAATTAAAAAAGTTCCTGCATTGTCCCGCGTCTGCTACGGCTTTATTGGGAATCGTATGCTGCGCCCGTATGTTCGAGAATCACAGCTATGCTTACTAGAAGGCTCAACACCGCAAGCTATAGATTCTGTTATGCAACGCTTTGGAATGGCAATGGGACCATTAGCAGTCAGCGATTTAGCTGGCATAGATATTGGCTATAAGGCGAGAGAAGGTTTAAGTGACGAACAAAAAGGTGATATCAGAACCTACTGTATTGCTGATGCGCTATACGAAATGGGCCGACTAGGACAAAAAACCGGAGCGGGCTTTTATCAATATGATCCTAATACTAGGCAACGTATTCCTGATCCGAAAGTACTCGAAGTGATTGAGGAACAGGCTGAGAAGAGAGGGGTCGAGCGCAAAGATATACTCGACCACACGATCTTGCAGCGTTTGACTTTCGCCTTGATCAACGAAGGGTTTAAAATATTGGAAGAAGGGATTGCGCAACGCCCCAGTGATATCGACGTTGTTTACGTTTTCGGTTACGGATTCCCAGCTTACCGCGGAGGCCCGATGTTTTATGCGGATACGATTGGCTTAGAAACCGTTTATAAGACTATTTGCGAATTCAGCAAAACCTACGGTGAGGAGTTTTGGCAACCGGCCGCCTTGTTGAAACAGCTTGTTGAGGAAGGAAAGACCTTAACTCAGTGGGCAAATGAATAA
- a CDS encoding TRAP transporter small permease codes for MLKLIERGALMVAGLCIVTLGLMITLTVVSRNLFGWGIPDDVVIVRELMVGAVFLPLAYVTAGYSHITINFLFKRLSEHAKLRMLAIGSLISLLILLPLAVSAWQGFLHAASSGAYFFGDLELPEWPGRFAFFAGAALFIIRLSIICVTDIRAAINGNTEYLVERTDADYDFVKED; via the coding sequence ATGCTGAAACTAATTGAACGGGGAGCGTTGATGGTCGCTGGCCTGTGCATTGTCACACTCGGTCTAATGATCACTCTTACTGTTGTCTCGCGTAACCTTTTTGGTTGGGGGATCCCTGACGATGTGGTGATTGTTAGAGAACTCATGGTAGGTGCCGTTTTCCTGCCATTAGCTTATGTCACTGCCGGTTACAGCCACATCACAATAAACTTCTTATTCAAGCGCTTGAGCGAACATGCCAAGCTGCGGATGCTAGCCATTGGCTCTCTTATTAGCTTATTGATATTGCTGCCCCTTGCCGTGTCCGCATGGCAAGGTTTTTTGCATGCTGCCAGCAGTGGCGCCTATTTCTTCGGTGATTTAGAGTTACCTGAATGGCCCGGGCGCTTTGCTTTTTTTGCTGGCGCAGCGCTCTTTATTATACGTTTATCGATAATTTGTGTGACGGATATCCGAGCCGCTATTAATGGCAATACCGAATATTTGGTAGAGCGCACCGATGCTGACTACGATTTTGTGAAAGAGGATTAA
- a CDS encoding C4-dicarboxylate TRAP transporter substrate-binding protein, with amino-acid sequence MNKVSRLLRVATLAVMVLSTSVAAAQTVLTYGEPGPNRGARAAATKWFAQEVESRSGGDLKIKIMWGGALFKANASRQSVAAGVVDIGTIIADYFPKEMVSYSLTNLPFANLDPWVGLKANYDHMKSPAVSRHLADQNLVFVTSYMLSNVVMLCTGDAVRTIEDIKGKKIRGVGTFGKIFGDLGANLVSMSIYKAYQGLDNGLLDCTQGYMNASLALKHHEVADSLTKLNWGIYTGLGIFMNQDALKRLSPSQIAVLHEVGADFADYLGQNVMGSDNKAEQRFREGIDGRKLEIIDFSPEDSRKLYSASEFHITKWENEAIKSGLDGKAMVQNYEASLKKYTQERDVQGYPWAR; translated from the coding sequence ATGAATAAAGTTAGCCGCCTTCTGCGCGTTGCAACATTGGCTGTTATGGTCTTGAGCACAAGCGTTGCTGCCGCGCAAACGGTTCTCACCTATGGCGAGCCTGGGCCAAATAGGGGCGCGCGCGCTGCTGCCACTAAATGGTTTGCCCAAGAAGTTGAGTCTCGTTCGGGCGGTGATTTGAAAATTAAAATCATGTGGGGTGGTGCGTTATTTAAGGCAAATGCATCACGCCAGTCAGTCGCTGCGGGCGTGGTGGACATAGGGACGATTATTGCCGATTATTTCCCAAAGGAAATGGTCTCTTATTCACTCACAAACCTCCCTTTTGCAAACCTTGACCCTTGGGTTGGTCTCAAAGCCAATTATGACCACATGAAATCCCCAGCAGTATCACGTCATTTGGCCGACCAGAATTTGGTCTTCGTGACTTCATACATGCTATCCAACGTTGTTATGCTGTGCACAGGTGATGCAGTTCGCACAATCGAGGACATAAAAGGAAAAAAGATACGAGGAGTAGGGACCTTCGGGAAGATATTCGGTGACCTCGGGGCAAATTTAGTTAGCATGAGTATTTATAAAGCGTATCAAGGACTCGACAACGGTCTTCTCGATTGCACTCAGGGTTACATGAACGCATCGCTAGCTCTTAAGCATCATGAAGTGGCGGATAGCTTAACCAAACTCAATTGGGGAATTTATACGGGCTTAGGCATCTTCATGAATCAAGATGCACTTAAGCGCTTGAGCCCATCCCAAATAGCTGTTCTACATGAAGTAGGCGCTGACTTCGCCGATTATCTAGGTCAAAATGTCATGGGTTCAGACAACAAAGCGGAGCAACGTTTTCGAGAAGGAATTGACGGGCGTAAGCTTGAAATAATCGATTTCTCACCCGAAGACTCTCGTAAACTTTATTCTGCCAGCGAATTCCATATCACGAAATGGGAAAACGAAGCGATCAAAAGCGGCTTAGATGGAAAGGCGATGGTGCAAAATTACGAAGCTTCGTTGAAAAAATACACTCAAGAGCGCGACGTGCAAGGTTATCCTTGGGCACGTTAA
- a CDS encoding tetratricopeptide repeat protein, whose translation MIKRFLSELKRRKVIKPLVAYFGISWLLLQVVGLIVSFMNLHPLVGPASLLVVVCGFPVAAYLSWHFDFTMDGIERTHSIDEELNPKIEPFGPANWFGLSALVIISAFVGYQYLGSINEQQLASKEGLTTVKKADSIAVLPFTDQSPDKDQAYLAVGLSEEITSLLGSADGFKVSASRSSQILSERGLTPVDIGKRLGVETVLTGSVRATGSRLRIRVELLETESGRAIWSNSFLRELKDVFELESEISRAVVNLLQDRYIKVGELTSLSSTNSVDAYVMYLKGREAYRKQTTEAMKEARQLFEQALALDPEYATAYVGLADTIAMLSEGSTTFGVLKPEIAATLAEQNLEKALVREPEIAQIYAVMGWVRFLRNQYEESIEAFDKALEINPSLSIAYMWKTNSLSMLQRYDEAIEAQTKARELDPLFVSHSYNLGILLLWQGRDAEAIDIFNTLKQDHPESTFPYQGLADVYFSQGKFAASIRELKKAISLSPENPDLKLRLNSSLLNLGLIDILKQQTSDPWYDSTILMLEGKLEELFKKMAFEQAASPDDYWTAFEAGWYHAMFGQQDKAVALISANYELLEDADKYYMPQCSPAIEAAWAAQVQGNADRFNKIIKMCTQLLKNELPSEISFYLDARLQALQGNKAQAIKSLEQAVDQGWREWWTKHDPLLDNIKSEDAYKKIVAFIDADLASQAGEARLLFIE comes from the coding sequence ATGATAAAACGATTTTTAAGCGAGTTAAAGCGACGGAAGGTAATTAAGCCACTCGTTGCCTACTTTGGTATCTCTTGGTTACTTCTGCAGGTCGTCGGTCTCATTGTTAGCTTTATGAATCTACATCCCTTAGTAGGGCCAGCGAGTCTGCTCGTCGTAGTTTGTGGGTTTCCTGTCGCCGCCTATTTGAGCTGGCATTTCGATTTTACAATGGATGGAATAGAGCGCACTCATAGTATCGATGAAGAGTTAAATCCAAAAATTGAGCCTTTCGGACCAGCGAATTGGTTTGGCTTATCTGCCCTTGTTATTATTAGCGCATTTGTTGGTTATCAGTACTTAGGCTCTATTAACGAGCAGCAACTCGCCTCAAAAGAAGGTTTAACTACTGTAAAAAAAGCTGACTCAATTGCCGTCTTGCCATTTACAGATCAGAGTCCAGATAAGGACCAAGCCTATCTAGCGGTAGGTCTTTCTGAAGAAATTACTAGTTTATTGGGGAGCGCCGATGGATTTAAAGTGTCGGCGTCTCGGTCAAGCCAAATATTAAGTGAAAGAGGGCTCACACCGGTTGATATAGGTAAGAGGCTTGGTGTAGAGACCGTTCTTACTGGCAGTGTTAGGGCCACTGGAAGCCGCTTGAGAATAAGAGTTGAACTGTTGGAAACTGAAAGTGGACGAGCTATCTGGTCAAATAGTTTTTTAAGAGAATTGAAAGATGTATTCGAACTGGAAAGTGAGATCAGTCGAGCGGTTGTTAACTTATTGCAAGACCGTTACATAAAGGTGGGTGAACTTACCTCTCTTTCTTCTACCAACAGTGTCGACGCGTACGTGATGTACTTGAAAGGAAGAGAAGCGTATCGCAAACAAACAACTGAAGCCATGAAAGAGGCGAGGCAATTATTTGAACAAGCACTTGCCCTTGACCCAGAGTACGCCACAGCTTACGTTGGCTTAGCTGACACCATTGCCATGTTATCGGAGGGCAGCACGACATTTGGCGTATTGAAACCTGAGATTGCTGCCACGCTGGCGGAACAGAATTTGGAAAAGGCCTTAGTGAGAGAGCCAGAAATTGCTCAAATTTATGCTGTAATGGGTTGGGTTAGGTTTTTAAGAAATCAATATGAAGAATCGATAGAAGCATTCGATAAAGCGCTTGAAATTAACCCCAGTTTATCAATTGCTTACATGTGGAAAACAAATTCGTTGTCAATGTTGCAGCGCTACGATGAGGCCATTGAAGCGCAAACAAAAGCAAGGGAGCTTGACCCTTTATTCGTGAGTCATTCATATAATCTTGGCATTTTGTTGTTATGGCAAGGTAGAGACGCCGAAGCGATAGATATATTTAATACCTTGAAACAAGATCACCCAGAATCTACGTTTCCGTATCAGGGCCTTGCTGATGTTTATTTCAGCCAGGGTAAATTTGCAGCGTCAATAAGGGAGTTAAAAAAGGCAATTTCGTTGTCACCAGAAAACCCAGACTTAAAGCTTCGGCTCAATTCCTCGTTGTTGAATTTGGGGCTGATTGACATACTGAAACAACAAACCTCAGACCCGTGGTATGACTCTACAATTTTGATGTTAGAGGGAAAGTTAGAAGAGCTGTTCAAAAAGATGGCGTTTGAGCAAGCCGCCAGCCCCGACGACTATTGGACCGCCTTTGAAGCAGGTTGGTATCATGCAATGTTTGGACAACAAGACAAAGCAGTCGCGTTAATTAGCGCCAATTATGAACTGTTAGAAGACGCTGATAAATATTATATGCCGCAATGTTCCCCTGCCATCGAAGCAGCCTGGGCCGCGCAAGTACAAGGAAATGCTGATAGGTTTAATAAGATTATTAAGATGTGCACTCAATTGCTTAAAAACGAGTTGCCTTCTGAAATAAGCTTTTATCTTGATGCAAGATTGCAGGCACTACAAGGCAATAAAGCACAGGCCATAAAAAGTCTCGAACAAGCGGTTGATCAAGGTTGGCGTGAATGGTGGACGAAGCATGATCCTCTGCTCGACAATATAAAAAGCGAAGACGCTTATAAAAAGATAGTTGCGTTTATTGACGCAGATCTAGCAAGCCAAGCAGGCGAAGCGAGGTTGTTGTTTATAGAATAG
- a CDS encoding TRAP transporter large permease, producing the protein MDPLILGLLGFACALILLALRVPIAFSLAGVSSVFILLFFAMRHGGFDIISAVAPTLSMVSSNTFDLVHSYDLSMIPLFVLLGHIAYHTGITTDIYHAARIWLKRLPGGVAMASVVGCGGFSAITGSSIACASAMGKICVPEMLRMGYDKRLATSTVAVGGTLGSLIPPSVLFIVYGIFTEMSVSRLFLAGVLPGLLSLAGFLLVIYLWVKRHPDAAPVDDTTVAKGQRRKAAIRCWPAVLLFTIIIGGIYGGFFTATEAAAVSAFSVIVIGAVQKRLNWQQFMLSIKETCTQTTSIFFIAAGAKIFVGFVALTGMAPALVDIVESADVSIWVLMLMIAGVYLLLGMFLDPLGIMVLTLPFLIPMVDGYGLDLIWFGVVVIKLLEISLITPPVGLNVFVIASVTKPKVAVYDIFMGVGRFLVMDVLVLIAIIAFPVLSLLLPNLMR; encoded by the coding sequence GTGGATCCATTGATTCTTGGTCTTCTTGGTTTTGCCTGCGCGCTGATTTTGCTTGCTTTGCGAGTACCCATCGCGTTCAGTCTAGCGGGTGTGTCATCGGTATTCATATTGTTATTTTTTGCCATGCGACACGGTGGTTTTGACATTATTAGTGCCGTCGCGCCTACTTTGTCGATGGTCTCATCCAATACTTTCGATTTAGTGCACTCTTATGATCTGAGCATGATACCGCTGTTCGTTCTTCTAGGTCACATTGCCTACCACACCGGTATCACGACTGATATTTATCACGCCGCACGAATATGGCTCAAACGTTTGCCTGGGGGTGTTGCGATGGCTTCCGTTGTTGGCTGTGGGGGATTCTCTGCCATTACGGGGTCGAGCATCGCTTGCGCTTCGGCGATGGGTAAAATCTGTGTCCCGGAAATGCTGCGGATGGGCTACGATAAGCGCTTAGCAACATCCACTGTGGCAGTGGGCGGTACGCTGGGTTCTTTGATACCGCCAAGTGTACTATTCATTGTGTATGGGATTTTTACGGAAATGTCGGTAAGTCGCCTGTTTTTAGCCGGAGTGCTTCCTGGCCTATTGTCTTTGGCGGGTTTCCTACTGGTTATCTATTTATGGGTAAAACGTCATCCTGATGCTGCGCCGGTGGATGATACAACGGTTGCTAAAGGGCAGCGCCGTAAAGCCGCGATAAGATGTTGGCCGGCCGTACTGCTTTTTACCATTATCATTGGTGGTATTTATGGTGGCTTTTTTACCGCCACAGAAGCCGCTGCAGTCAGTGCCTTTTCTGTAATCGTCATAGGCGCAGTGCAAAAAAGGCTAAACTGGCAGCAGTTTATGCTGTCCATTAAAGAAACATGCACGCAGACCACTTCTATCTTCTTCATCGCGGCAGGCGCTAAAATATTTGTTGGCTTTGTCGCATTAACAGGTATGGCGCCAGCCCTCGTTGACATTGTTGAATCTGCAGATGTATCCATTTGGGTGCTCATGCTAATGATCGCTGGCGTCTACCTTTTACTGGGCATGTTTCTTGATCCCCTCGGTATTATGGTACTTACCTTACCGTTTTTAATTCCGATGGTAGATGGCTATGGGTTAGATCTTATTTGGTTTGGTGTGGTCGTAATAAAGCTGCTGGAAATCAGCTTAATTACTCCGCCGGTAGGGCTGAACGTTTTTGTGATTGCCAGCGTGACTAAACCGAAGGTTGCAGTGTATGACATCTTTATGGGCGTCGGGCGCTTCCTAGTGATGGATGTATTGGTATTGATTGCGATTATTGCTTTTCCTGTGCTTTCGCTGCTTTTGCCTAATTTAATGCGGTAG
- a CDS encoding acyl-CoA synthetase has translation MSKQTELELLADLEKISHQDRYHCKTTYDVFCHAEDEYASNIAIAEHVTATRDEAAKKLTFSELVKKINQTANLFTSLGVQRTDVVSILLPNLTETHLSLWASQAVAIANPINYLLQVDHIVEILNEVKAKVLVTVSLSDATDLGKKVHEIIDRVPSIQHLLLLDSSHTENINKQLSITDFNSAISTQFSERLTQSSRPAQDDIAMYFHTGGTTGRPKIAKLSHGNISFVVQVYAGFNAYHGQSAVLNALPLFHVFGVIAASLSMFIVGRTVVIMTPEGFRNPNTVKNWWYFVNKYQVCWFPTVPTIMSVLLQQPDEEIDLSCFEHAGSGSAPLPLELKTSFAQKFNCSVTNGYGMTESSCLIARVIPGFDVDGVSVGNGIPYTRVIAAKLIDNKISRVCRANETGIILVKGPNVFQGYLNESDNATAWVDGEWFNTGDLGVINELGHIQLTGRAKDLIIRGGHNIDPQVIEDALLAHSNVVQAVAIGQPDVHSGEIPVAYVVLKDKQQTTTTELIEHCQAHISERAAIPKRIEILDSIPVTAVGKIFKPALRNKATEFSVTSLFKSHDISAQVNSEFDPEKGQLVHIRLSNSQDQKRAAALLVAFPVLVNYINS, from the coding sequence ATGTCCAAACAAACAGAGTTAGAGCTTCTTGCTGATTTAGAAAAAATTAGCCATCAGGACCGATATCATTGTAAAACAACATACGATGTTTTCTGTCATGCAGAAGACGAATATGCCTCTAATATCGCTATCGCTGAGCATGTCACTGCAACGAGAGATGAAGCGGCTAAAAAGCTCACTTTTTCCGAACTAGTCAAAAAAATAAATCAAACAGCAAACCTTTTTACATCATTAGGCGTTCAGCGCACTGATGTTGTCTCTATTCTCTTACCCAATTTAACTGAAACTCATCTTAGTTTATGGGCTTCGCAAGCTGTGGCAATTGCCAATCCGATTAATTATCTTTTGCAAGTTGATCACATTGTTGAAATATTAAATGAGGTCAAAGCAAAAGTTTTAGTAACGGTTTCCTTGAGTGATGCCACTGACTTAGGCAAGAAAGTGCATGAGATTATTGACCGCGTGCCATCAATTCAACATCTACTGCTGCTCGACAGCAGTCATACTGAAAACATCAATAAACAACTAAGCATTACTGACTTCAATAGCGCAATATCAACTCAATTCAGTGAAAGGCTAACGCAATCAAGTCGTCCTGCTCAAGATGATATTGCCATGTATTTCCATACCGGCGGCACCACGGGGCGACCTAAAATAGCGAAACTATCGCATGGCAATATTAGTTTTGTTGTGCAGGTTTATGCTGGTTTTAATGCCTATCATGGTCAATCTGCGGTGTTGAATGCTTTGCCATTGTTTCATGTGTTTGGTGTTATTGCGGCAAGCTTGTCGATGTTTATAGTGGGCCGTACGGTCGTGATTATGACTCCCGAAGGCTTTAGGAATCCGAATACAGTGAAGAACTGGTGGTATTTTGTAAATAAATACCAGGTGTGTTGGTTTCCTACCGTTCCCACCATCATGTCTGTTTTGCTGCAGCAACCTGACGAAGAAATTGACCTCAGCTGCTTCGAGCATGCCGGCAGTGGCTCGGCACCTTTACCTCTTGAGTTGAAAACATCCTTTGCACAAAAATTTAATTGCAGCGTAACCAACGGCTACGGCATGACTGAATCATCCTGTCTGATTGCTAGAGTGATCCCTGGCTTTGATGTAGATGGGGTTTCTGTAGGCAATGGCATACCGTATACGCGCGTTATTGCTGCCAAACTCATTGATAATAAAATTAGCCGGGTTTGCAGAGCGAATGAAACGGGCATTATTTTAGTTAAGGGCCCAAATGTCTTCCAAGGCTATTTGAATGAGAGTGATAATGCCACTGCGTGGGTAGACGGTGAGTGGTTCAATACGGGTGATTTAGGCGTTATCAATGAATTAGGCCATATTCAGCTAACGGGTCGAGCAAAAGACCTGATTATCCGTGGTGGTCATAACATTGACCCTCAAGTGATAGAGGATGCATTATTAGCGCATTCAAATGTGGTGCAGGCCGTCGCGATTGGCCAGCCCGATGTTCATTCTGGAGAGATACCAGTTGCCTATGTGGTGCTAAAAGATAAGCAGCAAACCACAACAACAGAATTAATTGAACACTGCCAAGCGCACATAAGCGAAAGAGCGGCCATTCCGAAACGCATTGAAATTCTCGATAGCATACCTGTAACTGCGGTAGGCAAAATTTTTAAGCCCGCACTGCGCAATAAAGCCACTGAGTTCAGCGTAACCAGCTTGTTTAAAAGTCATGACATCAGCGCGCAAGTTAACTCAGAGTTTGACCCAGAAAAGGGGCAGCTTGTGCACATTCGCTTATCAAATTCACAAGACCAAAAAAGAGCCGCAGCCTTGCTCGTTGCGTTTCCAGTTTTAGTTAATTACATCAATTCATAA
- a CDS encoding 3-oxoadipyl-CoA thiolase encodes MQDAYIYDAARTAFGRHAGVLSSVRPDDMLAHLIKTLVQRNDFDLALYEDVIAGNTNQAGEDSRNVARTAGLLAGLPIETGGLTVNRLCGSSLAAALDAARCVKANEGELFVACGVESMSRAPFVLAKATSPFARQQEMFDTTMGARFTNPEIIKQFGAHSMPETADNIASDLDISREESDVFAAASQAKYEAARVAGYFDDEIIPIEVSQGRNKPAISVATDEHPRPSSTLDALGQLKPLFGGVVTAGNASGINDGASAMIIGSKNVGEQAGVKARGRIIAGAIAGVPPRVMGLGPVPASKKALARAGLTLADMDVLEFNEAFAVQALGCMKELGIAFDDPRVNQNGGAIAIGHPLGASGTRIMLTALRQLERTGGRYALATMCIGIGQGIAVVIERV; translated from the coding sequence ATGCAAGATGCCTATATTTATGATGCTGCAAGAACCGCATTTGGACGTCATGCAGGCGTATTATCCTCTGTTCGACCAGACGATATGCTCGCACATCTTATTAAAACCTTAGTGCAACGCAACGATTTTGATTTAGCCCTGTATGAAGATGTGATTGCTGGTAATACCAATCAGGCCGGTGAAGATAGTCGAAACGTCGCTCGTACTGCTGGGCTTTTAGCTGGCTTACCCATTGAAACCGGGGGCTTAACGGTTAACCGTTTGTGTGGTTCAAGTTTAGCGGCGGCTTTAGATGCAGCGCGATGTGTTAAAGCCAATGAAGGTGAGTTATTTGTTGCCTGTGGCGTTGAGTCTATGAGTCGAGCGCCTTTCGTTTTAGCAAAAGCAACTTCACCTTTTGCTCGCCAGCAAGAAATGTTTGATACCACCATGGGTGCGCGATTTACTAACCCCGAAATTATTAAGCAGTTTGGCGCCCATTCCATGCCTGAAACGGCAGACAACATTGCTAGCGACCTCGATATAAGCAGAGAAGAGAGTGATGTGTTTGCAGCCGCCTCGCAAGCCAAATATGAAGCGGCTCGAGTCGCGGGATATTTTGACGATGAAATTATTCCTATTGAAGTGTCGCAAGGTCGTAATAAGCCAGCAATTAGCGTGGCAACAGATGAGCATCCAAGGCCATCTTCAACACTAGATGCGCTCGGACAACTAAAGCCATTGTTTGGTGGGGTGGTTACCGCGGGTAACGCTTCAGGCATTAACGATGGTGCTTCCGCTATGATAATTGGTAGCAAGAATGTGGGTGAACAAGCAGGTGTCAAAGCTCGCGGTAGAATTATTGCAGGCGCCATTGCTGGAGTGCCACCCCGCGTTATGGGCTTAGGACCGGTTCCTGCATCAAAAAAAGCACTAGCCAGAGCGGGTCTAACCCTAGCAGATATGGATGTTCTAGAATTTAATGAGGCCTTTGCGGTGCAAGCTTTAGGCTGTATGAAAGAGCTTGGTATTGCGTTTGACGACCCTCGCGTTAATCAAAATGGTGGTGCGATCGCGATTGGTCATCCTTTGGGGGCGAGCGGTACGCGCATTATGCTCACCGCATTACGTCAGTTAGAAAGAACAGGCGGGCGCTATGCATTAGCCACGATGTGTATTGGTATTGGTCAAGGTATCGCCGTCGTTATTGAGCGTGTATAG